One genomic region from Manis pentadactyla isolate mManPen7 chromosome 12, mManPen7.hap1, whole genome shotgun sequence encodes:
- the FDX2 gene encoding ferredoxin-2, mitochondrial isoform X1 translates to MAASVSRGGVNAGFLLRAARGTWWSRPGAFWGSGEAAAPATVRKFRVTGSSPAREEEASGPERPGDVVNVVFVDRSGQRIPVSGRVGDNVLHLAQRHGVDLEGACEASLACSTCHVYVSEDHLDLLPPPDEREDDMLDMAPLLQENSRLGCQIVLMPELEGAEFTLPKITRNFYVDGHVPKPH, encoded by the exons ATGGCCGCTTCCGTATCGCGGGGCGGCGTGAATGCGGGGTTCCTCCTGCGGGCAGCCAGGGGTACCTGGTGGAGCCGCCCTGGGGCCTTTTGGGGGTCGGGGGAGGCGGCAGCGCCAGCGACAGTCAGGAAATTCCGGGTGACAG GCTCGAGCCCAGCGCGGGAGGAGGAAGCCAGTGGTCCCGAGCGGCCCGGGGACGT GGTGAACGTGGTGTTTGTAGACCGGTCAGGCCAGCGGATTCCGGTGAGCGGCAGAGTTGGGGACAATGTTCTACACCTGGCCCAGCGCCATGGGGTGGACCTGGAAG GGGCCTGTGAAGCCTCCCTGGCCTGCTCCACCTGCCACGTCTACGTAAGTGAGGACCACCTGGACCTTCTGCCTCCTCCTGATGAAAG GGAGGACGACATGCTGGACATGGCCCCCCTCCTCCAGGAGAACTCCAGGCTGGGCTGCCAGATTGTGCTCATGCCCGAGCTGGAAGGAGCTGAATTCACCCTCCCCAAGATCACCAGGAACTTCTACGTGGATGGCCATGTGCCCAAGCCCCACTGA
- the ICAM3 gene encoding intercellular adhesion molecule 3 isoform X2 gives MVPSGLLPGACQTSLISLLLVCCLLPPGAQGQQFPLRVEPQDPVVPAGGSLLVNCTTNCPHAELLTLETSLIKKPVGNGMGWTAFQLSGVTGDSQVLCSGYCNGSQVTGSSSITVYGVPERVELAPLPEWQPVGENFTLRCRVEGGAPRTNLTVVLLRGEEELSRQPAVGEPAEVTAMVRAGRDDHGASFSCRTELDLRPRGLGLFLNSSAPRQLQTFALTMPLLDVSPLLEVETSWSVDCILTGLFPASEAQVQVALGDQMLNATVESHGDNLTATATATASAEQEGTRQIVCNVTLGGDSRETRKNVTIYSFLGPILNLSEPTAPEGTTVTVTCAAGAQVQVTLDGISSAGPGQLAQLQLNATEEDDRRSFFCNATLRVDGGIFHRNRSVQLRVLYRNPIAVSIGMGVLVILGLVMIFAALAYVFGMKKRSDSYHVNQGSTWLPLTSKQPNEEVGEEPS, from the exons ATGGTGCCCTCGGGGCTGCTGCCTGGGGCCTGCCAGACTTCGCTCATCTCCCTGCTTCTGGTCTGCTGTCTGCTGCCCCCAG GTGCCCAAGGGCAGCAATTCCCTCTGCGGGTGGAGCCCCAGGACCCGGTGGTGCCTGCTGGAGGGTCCCTTTTGGTCAACTGCACTACAAATTGTCCCCATGCTGAACTTCTCACCCTGGAGACATCCCTAATCAAGAAACCGGTGGGCAATGGCATGGGCTGGACAGCCTTCCAGCTCAGTGGCGTGACTGGTGACAGCCAGGTCCTCTGCTCTGGCTACTGCAACGGCTCCCAAGTTACAGGTTCATCAAGTATCACAGTGTACG GGGTCCCGGAGCGCGTGGAGCTGGCCCCCCTGCCCGAGTGGCAGCCGGTGGGTGAGAACTTCACCCTGCGCTGCCGGGTGGAGGGCGGGGCGCCCCGGACAAACCTCACGGTGGTGCTGCTCCGCGGGGAGGAGGAGCTGAGCCGGCAGCCGGCGGTGGGGGAGCCCGCCGAGGTCACGGCCATGGTGCGGGCGGGCAGAGACGACCACGGCGCCAGTTTCTCGTGCCGCACGGAACTGGACCTGCGACCCCGAGGGTTGGGGCTGTTCCTGAACAGTTCGGCCCCCAGGCAGCTCCAAACATTCG CCCTGACCATGCCGCTCCTCGATGTCTCCCCGTTGTTGGAGGTGGAAACCTCGTGGTCCGTTGACTGCATTCTCACCGGGCTGTTCCCAGCCTCTGAGGCCCAGGTCCAGGTGGCTCTGGGAGACCAAATGTTGAATGCCACAGTCGAGAGCCACGGGGACAATCTCAcggccacagccacagccacagcgaGTGCGGAGCAAGAGGGCACCCGGCAGATTGTCTGCAACGTGACCCTGGGAGGCGACAGCCGGGAAACCCGGAAGAACGTTACCATCTATA GCTTCCTAGGGCCCATCCTGAACCTGAGTGAGCCCACCGCCCCCGAGGGGACCACAGTGACTGTGACTTGCGCGGCTGGAGCTCAAGTCCAGGTCACACTAGACGGAATTTCGTCCGCGGGCCCGGGGCAGCTCGCCCAGCTTCAGCTAAATGCCACCGAGGAGGACGACAGGCGCAGCTTCTTCTGCAATGCCACTCTTCGAGTGGATGGGGGGATCTTTCACAGGAACAGGAGCGTCCAATTGCGTGTTCTTT ATCGGAATCCCATCGCCGTGAGCATAGGCATGGGGGTGTTAGTGATCCTGGGCCTGGTGATGATCTTTGCGGCCTTAGCGTACGTCTTCGGGATGAAGAAGCGGAGTGACAGCTACCATGTGAATCAGGGGAGCACCTGGTTGCCTCTCACGTCGAAACAGCCAAAcgaggaggtgggggaggagccaTCCTGA
- the ICAM3 gene encoding intercellular adhesion molecule 3 isoform X1, whose protein sequence is MVPSGLLPGACQTSLISLLLVCCLLPPGAQGQQFPLRVEPQDPVVPAGGSLLVNCTTNCPHAELLTLETSLIKKPVGNGMGWTAFQLSGVTGDSQVLCSGYCNGSQVTGSSSITVYGVPERVELAPLPEWQPVGENFTLRCRVEGGAPRTNLTVVLLRGEEELSRQPAVGEPAEVTAMVRAGRDDHGASFSCRTELDLRPRGLGLFLNSSAPRQLQTFALTMPLLDVSPLLEVETSWSVDCILTGLFPASEAQVQVALGDQMLNATVESHGDNLTATATATASAEQEGTRQIVCNVTLGGDSRETRKNVTIYSFLGPILNLSEPTAPEGTTVTVTCAAGAQVQVTLDGISSAGPGQLAQLQLNATEEDDRRSFFCNATLRVDGGIFHRNRSVQLRVLYGPKIDRTKCPQSVTWQEKTTHVLQCQARGNPDPQLQCLKEGSTVKVPVGTPFFVKLKHNGTYSCRANSSLGEYSLTVVMNVQDRNPIAVSIGMGVLVILGLVMIFAALAYVFGMKKRSDSYHVNQGSTWLPLTSKQPNEEVGEEPS, encoded by the exons ATGGTGCCCTCGGGGCTGCTGCCTGGGGCCTGCCAGACTTCGCTCATCTCCCTGCTTCTGGTCTGCTGTCTGCTGCCCCCAG GTGCCCAAGGGCAGCAATTCCCTCTGCGGGTGGAGCCCCAGGACCCGGTGGTGCCTGCTGGAGGGTCCCTTTTGGTCAACTGCACTACAAATTGTCCCCATGCTGAACTTCTCACCCTGGAGACATCCCTAATCAAGAAACCGGTGGGCAATGGCATGGGCTGGACAGCCTTCCAGCTCAGTGGCGTGACTGGTGACAGCCAGGTCCTCTGCTCTGGCTACTGCAACGGCTCCCAAGTTACAGGTTCATCAAGTATCACAGTGTACG GGGTCCCGGAGCGCGTGGAGCTGGCCCCCCTGCCCGAGTGGCAGCCGGTGGGTGAGAACTTCACCCTGCGCTGCCGGGTGGAGGGCGGGGCGCCCCGGACAAACCTCACGGTGGTGCTGCTCCGCGGGGAGGAGGAGCTGAGCCGGCAGCCGGCGGTGGGGGAGCCCGCCGAGGTCACGGCCATGGTGCGGGCGGGCAGAGACGACCACGGCGCCAGTTTCTCGTGCCGCACGGAACTGGACCTGCGACCCCGAGGGTTGGGGCTGTTCCTGAACAGTTCGGCCCCCAGGCAGCTCCAAACATTCG CCCTGACCATGCCGCTCCTCGATGTCTCCCCGTTGTTGGAGGTGGAAACCTCGTGGTCCGTTGACTGCATTCTCACCGGGCTGTTCCCAGCCTCTGAGGCCCAGGTCCAGGTGGCTCTGGGAGACCAAATGTTGAATGCCACAGTCGAGAGCCACGGGGACAATCTCAcggccacagccacagccacagcgaGTGCGGAGCAAGAGGGCACCCGGCAGATTGTCTGCAACGTGACCCTGGGAGGCGACAGCCGGGAAACCCGGAAGAACGTTACCATCTATA GCTTCCTAGGGCCCATCCTGAACCTGAGTGAGCCCACCGCCCCCGAGGGGACCACAGTGACTGTGACTTGCGCGGCTGGAGCTCAAGTCCAGGTCACACTAGACGGAATTTCGTCCGCGGGCCCGGGGCAGCTCGCCCAGCTTCAGCTAAATGCCACCGAGGAGGACGACAGGCGCAGCTTCTTCTGCAATGCCACTCTTCGAGTGGATGGGGGGATCTTTCACAGGAACAGGAGCGTCCAATTGCGTGTTCTTT ACGGTCCCAAGATTGACCGAACCAAATGTCCCCAGAGTGTGACATGGCAAGAGAAGACTACTCATGTCCTGCAGTGCCAGGCCCGGGGCAACCCGGACCCTCAGCTGCAGTGTCTGAAGGAAGGCTCCACGGTCAAGGTGCCCGTTGGGACCCCATTCTTTGTCAAGTTAAAACATAATGGTACCTACAGTTGCCGGGCGAACAGCTCACTGGGCGAGTACAGTCTGACTGTGGTGATGAACGTTCAGG ATCGGAATCCCATCGCCGTGAGCATAGGCATGGGGGTGTTAGTGATCCTGGGCCTGGTGATGATCTTTGCGGCCTTAGCGTACGTCTTCGGGATGAAGAAGCGGAGTGACAGCTACCATGTGAATCAGGGGAGCACCTGGTTGCCTCTCACGTCGAAACAGCCAAAcgaggaggtgggggaggagccaTCCTGA
- the ZGLP1 gene encoding GATA-type zinc finger protein 1, with protein sequence MEADPAPDFLKLRGLLAQPRLDPKLPPDSPVQQALRTPGCGRLSGRSFWSACQDSVTALSFLQETAEGPPNWGDTQALGPCWELKALGTLRPLPLAQDARNMLTPISQQRHSLGSWEAPPAQRRPRKQSNPQQGAEKVDPQFEGVTLKFQINPDSSLQIIHSYRAPALCFL encoded by the exons ATGGAGGCCGATCCTGCCCCGGACTTCTTGAAGCTGCGAGGGCTGCTGGCACAGCCCCGTCTGGACCCCAAGCTGCCCCCGGACTCCCCTGTCCAGCAGGCGCTAAGGACCCCGGGATGCGGCAGACTAAGTGGCAG GTCCTTCTGGTCTGCATGCCAGGACTCAGTCACTGCCCTGAGCTTCCTCCAAGAGACGGCAGAGGGCCCCCCCAACTGGGGGGACACCCAGGCCCTGGGGCCCTGCTGGGAGCTGAAGGCCCTGGGGACTCTGCGACCCCTACCCCTGGCCCAGGATGCCAGGAACATGCTGACCCCAATCAGCCAGCAACGCCACAGCCTGGGGTCCTGGGAGGCTCCCCCAGCCCAGAGGAGGCCCCGGAAGCAGTCGAACCCCCAGCAGGGTGCTGAGAAAGTGGATCCCCAGTTCGAGGGGGTGACTCTGAAGTTTCAGATAAATCCGGATTCCAGCCTACAGATCATACACAGCTACAG GGCCCCGGCGCTGTGCTTCCTGTAA
- the RAVER1 gene encoding ribonucleoprotein PTB-binding 1 isoform X2 encodes MAADVSVPHRPPLSPEAGAEVEADDATERRAPEEELPLLDPEEIRKRLGHTERQFRNRRKILIRGLPGDVTNQEVHDLLSDYELKYCFVDKYKGTAFVTLLNGEQAEAAISTFHQSRLRDRELSVQLQPTDALLCVANLPPSLTQQQFEELVRPFGSLERCFLVYSERTGHSKGYGFAEYMKKDSAARAKSDLLGKPLGPRTLYVHWTDAGQLTPALLHSHCLCVDRLPAGFNDVDALHQALSAVHTPTFCQLAYGQDGQLKGFAVLEYETAAMAEEAQQQADGLALGGSHLRVSFCAPGPPGRSMLAALIAAQATALNRGKGLLPEPNILQLLNNLGPSASLQLLLNPLLHSNAGGKQGLLGAPPAMPLLSGPALSTALLQLALQTQSQKKPGILGDSPLGTLQPGAQPANPLLGELSAGGGLPPELPPPRGKPPPLLPPLLGPSGGDREAMGLGPPAARLTPPPAPVGLRGPSLRGLQKDSGPLPTPTGVSLLGEPPKDFRIPLNPYLNLHSLLPASNLAAPGGGGGSRAFQLKSRLLSPLASTRLPPEPGLPDSYGFDFPSDMGPQRLLSHSREPALGPHGPSRHRMSPPPSGFGERSGGGSGGPLSHFYSGSPTSYFTSGLQAGLKQSHLKVVGSSPLGSGEGLLGLGPGPNGHSHLLKTPLGGQKRSFAHLLPSPEPSPEGSYVGQHSQGLGGHYADSYLKRKRIF; translated from the exons ATGGCGGCCGATGTGTCCGTTCCTCACCGGCCCCCGCTGAGTCCGGAGGCTGGGGCCGAAGTTGAAGCTGATGATGCCACCGAGCGCCGGGCGCCCGAGGAAGAGCTGCCGCTGCTAGACCCAGAGGAGATCCGGAAACGACTGGGACACACCGAGCGTCAGTTCCGTAACCGCCGCAAGATTCTGATCCGGGGCCTCCCGGGGGACGTGACCAACCAG GAAGTGCACGATCTGCTCAGCGACTATGAGCTCAAGTACTGTTTTGTGGACAAATACAAAGGGACAG CCTTTGTGACCCTGTTGAATGGGGAGCAGGCCGAGGCAGCCATTAGCACCTTCCACCAGAGCCGCCTGCGGGACCGCGAGCTGTCGGTGCAGCTGCAGCCCACAGACGCCCTGCTGTGTGTGGCCAACCTGCCCCCGAGCCTGACGCAGCAGCAGTTCGAGGAGCTGGTGCGGCCCTTCGGCAGCTTGGAGCGCTGCTTCCTGGTCTACAGTGAGCGCACCGGCCACTCCAAGGGCTACGGCTTTGCCGAGTACATGAAGAAGGACTCGGCCGCCCGCGCCAAGTCGGACCTGCTGGGCAAGCCGCTGGGCCCACGCACCCTCTACGTTCATTGGACAGACGCCGGGCAGCTGACGCCTGCCCTGCTCCACTCCCACTGCCTCTGTGTCGACCGCCTGCCAGCTGGCTTCAATGACGTGGATGCCCTGCACCAGGCGCTCTCAGCTGTCCACACACCTACCTTCTGCCAG CTGGCGTATGGCCAGGATGGGCAGCTGAAAGGCTTCGCCGTGCTAGAGTACGAGACAGCGGCCATGGCAGAAGAGGCGCAGCAGCAGGCAGATGGCCTGGCCCTGGGGGGCAGCCACCTGCGTGTCTCCTTCTGCGCCCCAGGGCCCCCTGGCCGCAGCATGCTAGCTGCGCTCATCGCCGCCCAGGCCACC GCGCTCAATCGGGGCAAAGGACTCCTGCCTGAACCTAACATCCTGCAGCTGCTCAACAACCTGGGGCCTTCTGCCTCTCTCCAGCTGCTGCTCAACCCTCTGCTCCACAGCAATGCAGGGGGCAAGCAAG GCCTGCTGGGCGCCCCCCCAGCCATGCCGCTGCTCAGTGGGCCCGCCTTGTCCACGGCGCTGCTGCAGCTCGCCCTGCAGACCCAGAGTCAGAAG AAGCCTGGGATCCTGGGAGACTCTCCTCTGGGCACCCTCCAGCCTGGGGCCCAGCCCGCCAACCCCCTCCTTGGGGAGCTGTCTGCAG GCGGGGGTCTGCCCCCGGAGCTGCCTCCCCCACGAGGGAAGCCACCACCCCTGCTGCCGCCATTGCTTGGCCCCTCTGGTGGTGACCGGGAAGCCATGGGCCTGGGTCCCCCAGCCGCCCGGCTCACTCCACCCCCTGCCCCTGTGGGGCTCCGGGGCCCCAGCCTCAGAGGCCTCCAGAAGGACAGTGGGCCTCTGCCAACACCCACTGGG GTATCGCTGCTGGGGGAGCCCCCCAAGGACTTCCGGATACCCCTGAATCCCTACCTGAACCTGCACAGCCTGCTCCCAGCCAGCAACCTGGCGG cccctggaggTGGTGGTGGCAGCAGAGCCTTCCAGCTCAAGTCCCGCCTGCTCAGCCCCCTCGCCAGCACCCGTCTGCCCCCCGAACCAGGGCTGCCCGACAGCTATGGCTTCGATTTCCCCTCG GACATGGGACCTCAGCGGCTCCTCTCCCACTCACGGGAGCCAGCCCTTGGGCCTCACGGACCCAGCCGGCACAGA ATGTCACCCCCACCCAGTGGCTTTGGTGAACGGAGTGGTGGGGGCAGCGGTGGGCCCCTCTCCCACTTCTATTCAGGCTCGCCCACTTCCTACTTCACCAGCGGCCTCCAGGCTGGCCTCAAGCAGAGCCACCTTAAG GTGGTTGGCTCCTCTCCCCTGGGCTCCGGAGAAGGGCTCCTGGGCCTCGGCCCTGGACCCAACGGCCACAGCCACCTGCTAAAG ACCCCACTGGGTGGCCAGAAACGCAGCTTTGCCCACCTGCTGCCCTCACCCGAACCCAGCCCAGAAGGCAGCTACGTGGGCCAGCACTCCCAGGGCCTTGGTGGCCACTATGCAGATTCCTACCTAAAGCGCAAGAGGATTTTCTAA
- the RAVER1 gene encoding ribonucleoprotein PTB-binding 1 isoform X1, which yields MAADVSVPHRPPLSPEAGAEVEADDATERRAPEEELPLLDPEEIRKRLGHTERQFRNRRKILIRGLPGDVTNQEVHDLLSDYELKYCFVDKYKGTAFVTLLNGEQAEAAISTFHQSRLRDRELSVQLQPTDALLCVANLPPSLTQQQFEELVRPFGSLERCFLVYSERTGHSKGYGFAEYMKKDSAARAKSDLLGKPLGPRTLYVHWTDAGQLTPALLHSHCLCVDRLPAGFNDVDALHQALSAVHTPTFCQLAYGQDGQLKGFAVLEYETAAMAEEAQQQADGLALGGSHLRVSFCAPGPPGRSMLAALIAAQATALNRGKGLLPEPNILQLLNNLGPSASLQLLLNPLLHSNAGGKQGLLGAPPAMPLLSGPALSTALLQLALQTQSQKKPGILGDSPLGTLQPGAQPANPLLGELSAGGGLPPELPPPRGKPPPLLPPLLGPSGGDREAMGLGPPAARLTPPPAPVGLRGPSLRGLQKDSGPLPTPTGVSLLGEPPKDFRIPLNPYLNLHSLLPASNLAGKEVRGWGGSGRSRRPAEGPLPDPPAPGGGGGSRAFQLKSRLLSPLASTRLPPEPGLPDSYGFDFPSDMGPQRLLSHSREPALGPHGPSRHRMSPPPSGFGERSGGGSGGPLSHFYSGSPTSYFTSGLQAGLKQSHLKVVGSSPLGSGEGLLGLGPGPNGHSHLLKTPLGGQKRSFAHLLPSPEPSPEGSYVGQHSQGLGGHYADSYLKRKRIF from the exons ATGGCGGCCGATGTGTCCGTTCCTCACCGGCCCCCGCTGAGTCCGGAGGCTGGGGCCGAAGTTGAAGCTGATGATGCCACCGAGCGCCGGGCGCCCGAGGAAGAGCTGCCGCTGCTAGACCCAGAGGAGATCCGGAAACGACTGGGACACACCGAGCGTCAGTTCCGTAACCGCCGCAAGATTCTGATCCGGGGCCTCCCGGGGGACGTGACCAACCAG GAAGTGCACGATCTGCTCAGCGACTATGAGCTCAAGTACTGTTTTGTGGACAAATACAAAGGGACAG CCTTTGTGACCCTGTTGAATGGGGAGCAGGCCGAGGCAGCCATTAGCACCTTCCACCAGAGCCGCCTGCGGGACCGCGAGCTGTCGGTGCAGCTGCAGCCCACAGACGCCCTGCTGTGTGTGGCCAACCTGCCCCCGAGCCTGACGCAGCAGCAGTTCGAGGAGCTGGTGCGGCCCTTCGGCAGCTTGGAGCGCTGCTTCCTGGTCTACAGTGAGCGCACCGGCCACTCCAAGGGCTACGGCTTTGCCGAGTACATGAAGAAGGACTCGGCCGCCCGCGCCAAGTCGGACCTGCTGGGCAAGCCGCTGGGCCCACGCACCCTCTACGTTCATTGGACAGACGCCGGGCAGCTGACGCCTGCCCTGCTCCACTCCCACTGCCTCTGTGTCGACCGCCTGCCAGCTGGCTTCAATGACGTGGATGCCCTGCACCAGGCGCTCTCAGCTGTCCACACACCTACCTTCTGCCAG CTGGCGTATGGCCAGGATGGGCAGCTGAAAGGCTTCGCCGTGCTAGAGTACGAGACAGCGGCCATGGCAGAAGAGGCGCAGCAGCAGGCAGATGGCCTGGCCCTGGGGGGCAGCCACCTGCGTGTCTCCTTCTGCGCCCCAGGGCCCCCTGGCCGCAGCATGCTAGCTGCGCTCATCGCCGCCCAGGCCACC GCGCTCAATCGGGGCAAAGGACTCCTGCCTGAACCTAACATCCTGCAGCTGCTCAACAACCTGGGGCCTTCTGCCTCTCTCCAGCTGCTGCTCAACCCTCTGCTCCACAGCAATGCAGGGGGCAAGCAAG GCCTGCTGGGCGCCCCCCCAGCCATGCCGCTGCTCAGTGGGCCCGCCTTGTCCACGGCGCTGCTGCAGCTCGCCCTGCAGACCCAGAGTCAGAAG AAGCCTGGGATCCTGGGAGACTCTCCTCTGGGCACCCTCCAGCCTGGGGCCCAGCCCGCCAACCCCCTCCTTGGGGAGCTGTCTGCAG GCGGGGGTCTGCCCCCGGAGCTGCCTCCCCCACGAGGGAAGCCACCACCCCTGCTGCCGCCATTGCTTGGCCCCTCTGGTGGTGACCGGGAAGCCATGGGCCTGGGTCCCCCAGCCGCCCGGCTCACTCCACCCCCTGCCCCTGTGGGGCTCCGGGGCCCCAGCCTCAGAGGCCTCCAGAAGGACAGTGGGCCTCTGCCAACACCCACTGGG GTATCGCTGCTGGGGGAGCCCCCCAAGGACTTCCGGATACCCCTGAATCCCTACCTGAACCTGCACAGCCTGCTCCCAGCCAGCAACCTGGCGGGTAAGGAGGTCCGGGGCTGGGGAGGCTCCGGGAGAAGCCGTCGCCCAGCTGAGGGCCCCCTGCCTGaccccccagcccctggaggTGGTGGTGGCAGCAGAGCCTTCCAGCTCAAGTCCCGCCTGCTCAGCCCCCTCGCCAGCACCCGTCTGCCCCCCGAACCAGGGCTGCCCGACAGCTATGGCTTCGATTTCCCCTCG GACATGGGACCTCAGCGGCTCCTCTCCCACTCACGGGAGCCAGCCCTTGGGCCTCACGGACCCAGCCGGCACAGA ATGTCACCCCCACCCAGTGGCTTTGGTGAACGGAGTGGTGGGGGCAGCGGTGGGCCCCTCTCCCACTTCTATTCAGGCTCGCCCACTTCCTACTTCACCAGCGGCCTCCAGGCTGGCCTCAAGCAGAGCCACCTTAAG GTGGTTGGCTCCTCTCCCCTGGGCTCCGGAGAAGGGCTCCTGGGCCTCGGCCCTGGACCCAACGGCCACAGCCACCTGCTAAAG ACCCCACTGGGTGGCCAGAAACGCAGCTTTGCCCACCTGCTGCCCTCACCCGAACCCAGCCCAGAAGGCAGCTACGTGGGCCAGCACTCCCAGGGCCTTGGTGGCCACTATGCAGATTCCTACCTAAAGCGCAAGAGGATTTTCTAA
- the FDX2 gene encoding ferredoxin-2, mitochondrial isoform X2, which yields MAASVSRGGVNAGFLLRAARGTWWSRPGAFWGSGEAAAPATVRKFRVTGSSPAREEEASGPERPGDVFHQGPGPIVHFGIRTPICPQGERGVCRPVRPADSGACEASLACSTCHVYVSEDHLDLLPPPDEREDDMLDMAPLLQENSRLGCQIVLMPELEGAEFTLPKITRNFYVDGHVPKPH from the exons ATGGCCGCTTCCGTATCGCGGGGCGGCGTGAATGCGGGGTTCCTCCTGCGGGCAGCCAGGGGTACCTGGTGGAGCCGCCCTGGGGCCTTTTGGGGGTCGGGGGAGGCGGCAGCGCCAGCGACAGTCAGGAAATTCCGGGTGACAG GCTCGAGCCCAGCGCGGGAGGAGGAAGCCAGTGGTCCCGAGCGGCCCGGGGACGT ATTCCACCAGGGCCCCGGGCCCATCGTCCATTTCGGCATCCGCACCCCCATCTGTCCTCAGGGTGAACGTGGTGTTTGTAGACCGGTCAGGCCAGCGGATTCCG GGGCCTGTGAAGCCTCCCTGGCCTGCTCCACCTGCCACGTCTACGTAAGTGAGGACCACCTGGACCTTCTGCCTCCTCCTGATGAAAG GGAGGACGACATGCTGGACATGGCCCCCCTCCTCCAGGAGAACTCCAGGCTGGGCTGCCAGATTGTGCTCATGCCCGAGCTGGAAGGAGCTGAATTCACCCTCCCCAAGATCACCAGGAACTTCTACGTGGATGGCCATGTGCCCAAGCCCCACTGA